From the genome of Phosphitispora fastidiosa:
GTCTCTGTGGCTGGGCTGACCATTTACGATATGTGTAAAGCCATAGATAAGGATATGGTGATTGGAGCGGTCAGGCTGGTGGAAAAAACCGGTGGTAAAAGCGGCCGGTATGGAAGGGAAGGAGAAGAGAAATGGGTGGAAAAATTATAGCTGTCTGTACCAGTGAAAAAAAGGGCATGCGGAAAAAGAATATCGGTGAGGGAATATTAAGACCTGACCACGGGCTTGAGGGTGATGCCCATGCAGGGGACTGGCACCGCCAGGTAAGCCTGCTGGCTTTAGAAAGCATCGAGAAAATGCGGGCTAAGGGATTGGATGTAAATCCCGGTGACTTTGCTGAAAATCTTACCACAGAGGGGCTGGTTCTGGTTGACCTGCCTGTGGGGACAAAACTCAGGATTGGCAGTGAGGCCCTGGGGGAGGTCACTCAGATTGGCAAGGTGTGCCATGACAGGTGTGCCATCTATTACCAGGCAGGTGATTGTGTAATGCCCAAGGAAGGGATTTTCATCAAGGTTCTCACGGGAGGCCTGGTAAAAGTTGGAGATGCCGTGGAGTTAGCATAACAGGGGGGATTGTTTATGTATAAAGTGGGAATTATCACAGCCAGTGACAAAGGCAGCCGGGGTGAGCGGGAAGATATCAGCGCCGGTGTGATCCGGGAAGAAGTTGCCAGAATAAACGGAGAGGTCCTGGAATACATAGTAGTCCCAGATGAATGTGAAACAATAAAGGATAAACTGATTGAATTTGCTGATGTAAAAAAACTTGATCTTATATTTACCACCGGGGGAACCGGGTTCAGCCCCAGAGATGTTACCCCTGAGGCAACTCTTACGGTTGTTGACCGGATGGTTCCGGGAATACCTGAACTAATGCGCCGGGAGGGGTACAAGGTAACTCCAAGAGCTGTTCTCTCAAGGGCCGCAGCCGGAATCAGAAAACAGACTCTGATCATAAATCTTCCCGGCAGTCCCAAGGCTGTACGGGAAAACCTGGGATGGATCCTGGAGTGCTTGCCCCATGGTTTGGATATACTCAAGGGGACAGATTCGGAGTGTGCCCGGTAGTGGTTATTTACCTAATAAGGGTTGTCAAAATTTCAGAAAAGCACGGGAATAAATGTATAAATCTATCTCAAAATGGAAATTAATATTGTGTAGGAATTTAATTGGATTTTAAGGAGAAATTCAATTTAAAGAAATTAAATGATAATGCAAGAAAAATAAGGTAAGATTAACGTAAAATGAGATTTTGGACTAAAACACTGTAATTTTGACGATTACAGGAAGTTGATTTTCCAATTCTCATTTTATATTATAAATAGTGTATTAGCACTCGACTCTGTTGAGTGCTAACAAAAAAGAAAATACTTAAATCCAATAAAGGAGGGGTCGTCATGAATGTAAAACCTTTGGGTGACAGAATCTTAGTAAAACCTTTGGCTGCTGAGGAGAAAACCGCAAGTGGGATAGTACTTCCCGATACCGCCAAGGAAAAACCACAGCAGGGGGAGGTCCTGGCAGTAGGAAGCGGCAGGCTTCTGGAAAATGGTCAGAAAGTAGACCTGGAGGTTAAGGTCGGTGACAAGGTTATCTATTCCAAGTATGCCGGCAATGAAATCAAGATTGATGGTGAAGAATGCATGATCATGAATGAACGAGACATTCTGGCAATCGTTGAATAACAATTCAAACGCAGATTGTTAAATTAAGGAATCCAAGTTCGAGGAGGTTGATTAATTTTGGCTAAGGAAATTTTATTTGCAGAAGAAGCGCGCCGCGCTCTGGAAAGCGGTGTCAACCAGCTTGCTGAAGCTGTCCGGGTTACTCTTGGCCCAAGAGGCCGAAATGTTGTTTTGGATAAGAAATTCGGTTCCCCGATGATCACTAATGACGGTGTTACTATTGCCAGGGAAATTGAACTGGAAGACCCATTTGAGAATATGGGCGCTCAGCTGGTTAAAGAAGTTGCCACCAAAACCAATGATGTGGCCGGAGATGGTACTACTACAGCAACCGTGCTGGCTCAGGCAATCATTCGTGAAGGTTTGAAAAACGTGGCTGCCGGCGCTAACCCGATGATTATCAAGCGCGGTATCGAGAAGGCAGTTAAAGTAGCAGTTGAAGAAATCAAAAAAATAGCCAAGCCTATTGAAGAAAAGAATGCTATCGCTCAGGTTGCTTCTGTTTCAGCCAGTGATGAGGAGATTGGCAACCTGATTGCAGAGGCAATGGAAAAGGTAGGCAAGGACGGGGTTATTACCGTTGAAGAGTCCAAGGGCTTTATAACCACCCTGGATGTGGTCGAGGGGATGAACTTTGACCGCGGTTATATCTCGCCTTACATGATTACTGACACTGATAAAATGGAAGCAGTTCTGGATGAGCCATACATACTTATCTGTGATAAGAAGATTAGCGCCATTGCGGAAGTCCTTCCTGTACTGGAAAAGGTTGTTCAGGCAGGCAGGCCGCTGATGATTATCGCCGAGGATGTTGATGGTGAGGCCCTGCCTACTCTGGTTGTGAACAAACTGCGCGGCACATTTACCTGTGTGGCAGTTAAGGCTCCAGGTTTCGGCGACCGCCGCAAGGCTATGCTTGAGGATATCGCAGTCCTCACCGGCGGTCAGGTTATCTCAGAGGATGTAGGTATCAAGCTGGAAAATGCTACCCTTCAGCAGCTTGGCCGGGCCCGCCAGGTTAAGGTGAAGAAGGAAGAAACTGTTATTGTTGGCGGCGCAGGTGATCAGGCTGAACTTGAAAAAAGGATTGCCCAGATTAAGACCCTGATTGAGGACACTACTTCAGATTTTGACCGTGAAAAGCTTCAGGAGCGTCTCGCCAAGCTGTCAGGCGGTGTAGCCGTTATTGAAGTTGGCGCTGCTACTGAAACTGAATTGAAAGAAAAGAAACTGCGCATAGAGGATGCCCTCAATGCTACCAGGGCTGCTGTTGAGGAAGGTATTGTCCCCGGAGGCGGCACTGCATTTCTTAATATTATCCCCGCACTTGACGGGATTGAGGCTGCCGGTGAAATAGCTGTTGGCATTAAAATCGTGAAAAAGGCGTTGGAAGAACCGGTTCGCCAGATTGCTAATAATGCCGGACTGGAAGGTTCAGTAATTGTGGAGAAAGTCAAGGCACAGAGTTCTGGGGTTGGCTTCAATGCTGCTACTGAAGAGTATGTTGACATGATCAAAGCAGGTATTGTTGACCCGGCCAAGGTGACCCGTTCAGCGCTGCAGAATGCTGCAAGTATTGCGGCAATGCTTCTGACAACCGAGACTGTGGTTGCCGATAAACCTGAAAAAGATGGCCCAATGCCTGGTGGAATGCCTGGCGGCGGAATGCCTGGAATGATGTAAAAAAAAAGCCCTCACAATTATGTGGGGGCTTTTTTTTTACATCATTTCCATCAGTTCGGTTGCTTCCTGAACCAGTCGTTTATCATCACTATTAAGGGCTTTGGAGACAAGCTGCTTCAGGTAAGTAGGGTTACCGGTAAAGGCATAAAGTGAGTCGATAATTCGTATTTTATCCTGCCTGGGAACCTGATCATACAATTCACTGAGAAAGTTCATCGCCTCGGTTGAGTCCAGCGATGCCACTGCTCTCATGGCCTCATGCCTTACCCTGGGGTTTTTGTCCAGACACAGCATCTGAAATGTAGGCAGGAGTTTTGGGTCAAACAGCGTTCCCAGCGCTTCTATGGCGCGGACCCTGACGACTATTGCCTTATCATCCAGGCATTTTGTGAGGATTTTCTTCCTTGTCCTGCTGTAGAAACGCCCGATGCCTTGAACAGCTGCTTCCCGTACATGCTGGATGGGGTCATTGAGTCCCTTTAGGAGATAGCCTCTGGCATCGCTCAAATAACAATTTGCCATAAACAGCATGGCCTTTTTGCGCATATCCGGGTCTGGATGAGATAGCTTGGGGACAATTTCCGCAAGCGCATCTTCTTCCATACTGAGAAGCCCGGTAAGGGCACATTCACACCCTTCGGGTTCGGTAAAATATATCTCAAGAAGTATTTCCAGAACCTCATTTCTACCGGTTTTGCCAAGGAGCTCACACAGATGCTCCAGAGTATGTATATCAAGGGACTTAAAATTCTTAAAAAGTCCGAATACTTCGCTATATCCCTTGTCACCAAGTTTGAGGATTGTTCTGAAAAGGTCATAGGCAAAAAAGTCATTGACATACTGCTTGCCGTCAGGACCGGTTTCCAGAAGGAGAAACCGTTCTTTCAGAATGGGGATAACACTTTCGTCTTTTGATGCTCCAAGGGCAATGATGGCTTTGAGCACATTATAAATATCATCATCATCCAGCCTTTTCAGGATATGGGGCACCAACTGCGGGTCCGGGTAGAGAGTTGACGATAACAGGGCATTCCACCTGATATTGTGGTGTTCATCTGTCAGGTATCGGATTATTTCTACGGGATTTTCGGTAACTCCGGTCCTCTTGCGGCAAAAAGCCACTTGCCTGTGATGGCGGTCTTTATATAGTATAAATTCATGTCCGGGAAATAGCTCCGGCAGCCTCTTCTGCCAGATTTCTTCGACTTTGGCTGCAGATGCTTCAAAGGCTTCCAGGTCCAGGGTAATTCCGGAAAATTTGAATATATCCTCTTTGGCAAAATCAAGGTGTTCATGAGTGGCAAACAGTTCATATGCAGTCGGGTTGCGTCTGGTGTAACCATCATCCCAGACAACATCTGAATTAATACAGTCTTTTAACTCTGCATAGTCAAGAGAACTTAAGTTATCAAGATAATTCTTAAATGACCGCAGCATTTTTCGGTATTTAGCCAAATCAATCTCCTCCTGACTCAAGTTTAATAAAGTAATTCGGCAGATTATTCCTTTTCACCTTCCAGATTACGATATTTTTCTCGAAGGTTGTAGGAAAGCCTATTTTGGGTTTGAATGAATAATTATAATTCTAGCAGGATTTAGAGGACAATTAGCAGAATTTAGTAAACATTTACATAATCTATCCACCAGGTGAGAGATATGAAGAAACTGCCTGCCGAAAAGGCTGAAAAGGGAATGGTAATAGGAAAGGCCGTTTGTGCCGGTGACGGTTCTGTTTTGCTTACTCCCGGAACTGTGATTAATGAATATCATTTAAAACAGCTGTCCAGCTCCCAAATAAGATTTGTTGAAATAATTGAAACAGACAGTGTGGTGGTACATAAACTCTTTTCAGCAGCAGAAAATGAGTTTACCAGGTTAGAGATTACGCAGACCATAAAAAGCATTTTCAGAGAGATAACTCTGTCCAGCCAGTTAAACAAGGGGACAATAAAACGCACGGTAGACAATATGCTGCGCACGGTGTTAAAAGACAGAGCGGTCCTGCTGCACCTTACAGAGGTCAGAGAACTGGATACCTATATATTTGGGCATTCCCTTAATGTGTGCATGCTCTCCCTGATATTGGGGCTGTTTCTTAAACTAAAAAGAGGGCAGCTTAAAAATTTGGGCACAGCGGCGCTGCTCCACGATGTGGGCAGAGCCAGGGTACCTAAGCACATTTTATACAAGCCCAGTCCACTGACTGTTGAGGAGTTTGCAGAAGTCAAAAAGCATTCGGCTTACGGCTTTGAAATTATCAGGGAGTGTGATCACCTGCCTGAGGAGGTTACCCTTGCTGTCCTGCAGCACCATGAGCGCTTGGACGGTTCCGGATATCCGGGGGGGCTCAGGGGAGAAGAGATTGGCCTGTTTGCACGGATATTGGCAGTAGCGGATGTTTTTGATGCGCTCCTGGCGGACCGGCCTTTCAGGCAGGCCTTTTTTCCTCACCAGGCTGTGGACATCATTATTAACTCGACAGGTCAGTTTGACCCTGAAGTCCTCAGGGTATTTATAGAGAATGTGGCCATATATCCTGTTGGCAGCGTTGTTTCCCTGAACACGGGTGAAACCGGGATAGTTGTTGATGTTAACAAGGGGCAGCAGACCAGGCCAGTGATACGGGTAATGTATGATTCCAATGAAATTAAACTGCAGTCTATAAAAGAAATAGACCTGTCCAAAAACCCGGAGATTTTTATAGCCAGAGTACTCAGGGAAGAACAGGTAGAGAATATTATCGGATAAACTTCCTATCTGCCAAAGGCACCCCCGCTCAAGCCAAGGACTGACATGGCATCACTTACCTTGACCTGTGATGTGTCTGCGTGTTTATCTTCATAGAACATGTCCAGGGCTTCAACAAACCAGTCTGCATCACGGTTTACCTGAACTCCGGTTATCTCCCAGTTGGACATAGCCCTTTTGACGACATCCAGTTTCTCTTTGCCTGACATGGACAGCCAGGCTGTACCGTCAGTCTGCCCGGGAACCTTGTCAAGCTCTATATCGGTTGGCAAAGGCTCATTGGCGGGCGGCTGGTTCTCGGAAGGTTCATTCCCGGATGGCTCATTATCGGATGGCTTCTTATCGGATGGCTGCTCACCGGTTTCGGAAACCGGCGGGCGGTTATCGGAAACCGGCTGTCCTTCTGGGGCATTTGCCCAGCTTAACACTATCAGAGTAAGTGTAATTATGGCAACAATTGTCAGGGATACAATGCTGAACTGGGACCAGTTTTTATCACCGGTCTGTTTCCCGGAAGTTTTATGTTTGGTATTTTTGTTTTTAGCAGCAGTCACTTGCAGTCCTCCTGTTGATATCTATGGCCAAAACTCCATATAAAGTAAGTTTCTTTTATATTAACATAACCGTGCTCTTCAAGCCAACAGAAAATTGTCCCTGTTGCCTTTGGGGGCGATGTTTGCTATAATATTTGTTGCAGCAAATTTATCTGACTTTGATGCCGAAGTAGCTCAGTGGTAGAGCAACGCACTCGTAATGCGTAGGTCGAGGGTTCAACTCCCTTCTTCGGCTCCATTGGAAACCTTACAACCGCAAGCGATTGCGGTTTTTGTTTTTTTGGGGTTATTTTGAGCGGAGACTATTTTGGTGTTTATCTTTAAAAAGTGGGGACTATGGTTAAGCACACCAAAATTTACCTGGGGAAAAGGAGGAAAATGCTGTCGTTTAGTTGTATCTTTATAATTAACTGTCGAAAGATTGGTATATTAGGAGGGAAAAATGAAATTACAGGCTGTTAACGAAAACAGGGGTTATTGGATTAGAACAGATGGCGGTAGAATGGTTCCTTCCCTCAGATGCCACCGATTAATGACTTTGACGCCCATGTAAAAGCATACACTAAGCTTGCTCAAGAAGCAGATTCTCAATGCAGCCGAATCATAAGGCACATAAATGAGCATCAGCCCGCTCATGTGTTCGATATATGGTACGATTTTCCTGTATTATATTTGAGATTCTATAGCTTGTTACATATTGAATGGGGGCAAATTCGATGCCAAAGGTTAAAAACTTTAAGGATACTATTTTCGCTAAAGGGACTGAAATCGCCGTTATTTCCGACGGAGATGACAATGACCATATTTCTTTGACTGATATTGCAAAGTATAAAACAGACGAAAATCCGGGTTATGTGATACAGAACTGGATGCGAAATCGTAACGTAGTGCAATTCCTCGGTTTATGGGAGAGATTAAATAATCCGATTTTCAATTGCCTCGAATTCGAGGCAATTGAAAATGAAGCTGGACTCAATAGTTTCGTTTTGACACCTAAAAAGTGGATTGAAAAAACAGGAGCTATCGGTATGACTTCGAAACAAGGCCGTTATGCAGCTACCTTTGCGCATTCCGATATCGCCTTTGAGTTTGCCTCGTGGATTTCACCAGAGTTTAAACTAATTTATATAAATAACAGAATTCTTCAAACGATTTTAGCCCATCGAATTCGAGAGGATTAAAATCTTAGCAAATCAAATTACTTCGTAATAGAGG
Proteins encoded in this window:
- a CDS encoding MOSC domain-containing protein yields the protein MGGKIIAVCTSEKKGMRKKNIGEGILRPDHGLEGDAHAGDWHRQVSLLALESIEKMRAKGLDVNPGDFAENLTTEGLVLVDLPVGTKLRIGSEALGEVTQIGKVCHDRCAIYYQAGDCVMPKEGIFIKVLTGGLVKVGDAVELA
- a CDS encoding MogA/MoaB family molybdenum cofactor biosynthesis protein, translated to MYKVGIITASDKGSRGEREDISAGVIREEVARINGEVLEYIVVPDECETIKDKLIEFADVKKLDLIFTTGGTGFSPRDVTPEATLTVVDRMVPGIPELMRREGYKVTPRAVLSRAAAGIRKQTLIINLPGSPKAVRENLGWILECLPHGLDILKGTDSECAR
- the groES gene encoding co-chaperone GroES — encoded protein: MNVKPLGDRILVKPLAAEEKTASGIVLPDTAKEKPQQGEVLAVGSGRLLENGQKVDLEVKVGDKVIYSKYAGNEIKIDGEECMIMNERDILAIVE
- the groL gene encoding chaperonin GroEL (60 kDa chaperone family; promotes refolding of misfolded polypeptides especially under stressful conditions; forms two stacked rings of heptamers to form a barrel-shaped 14mer; ends can be capped by GroES; misfolded proteins enter the barrel where they are refolded when GroES binds), whose translation is MAKEILFAEEARRALESGVNQLAEAVRVTLGPRGRNVVLDKKFGSPMITNDGVTIAREIELEDPFENMGAQLVKEVATKTNDVAGDGTTTATVLAQAIIREGLKNVAAGANPMIIKRGIEKAVKVAVEEIKKIAKPIEEKNAIAQVASVSASDEEIGNLIAEAMEKVGKDGVITVEESKGFITTLDVVEGMNFDRGYISPYMITDTDKMEAVLDEPYILICDKKISAIAEVLPVLEKVVQAGRPLMIIAEDVDGEALPTLVVNKLRGTFTCVAVKAPGFGDRRKAMLEDIAVLTGGQVISEDVGIKLENATLQQLGRARQVKVKKEETVIVGGAGDQAELEKRIAQIKTLIEDTTSDFDREKLQERLAKLSGGVAVIEVGAATETELKEKKLRIEDALNATRAAVEEGIVPGGGTAFLNIIPALDGIEAAGEIAVGIKIVKKALEEPVRQIANNAGLEGSVIVEKVKAQSSGVGFNAATEEYVDMIKAGIVDPAKVTRSALQNAASIAAMLLTTETVVADKPEKDGPMPGGMPGGGMPGMM
- a CDS encoding HEAT repeat domain-containing protein, translating into MAKYRKMLRSFKNYLDNLSSLDYAELKDCINSDVVWDDGYTRRNPTAYELFATHEHLDFAKEDIFKFSGITLDLEAFEASAAKVEEIWQKRLPELFPGHEFILYKDRHHRQVAFCRKRTGVTENPVEIIRYLTDEHHNIRWNALLSSTLYPDPQLVPHILKRLDDDDIYNVLKAIIALGASKDESVIPILKERFLLLETGPDGKQYVNDFFAYDLFRTILKLGDKGYSEVFGLFKNFKSLDIHTLEHLCELLGKTGRNEVLEILLEIYFTEPEGCECALTGLLSMEEDALAEIVPKLSHPDPDMRKKAMLFMANCYLSDARGYLLKGLNDPIQHVREAAVQGIGRFYSRTRKKILTKCLDDKAIVVRVRAIEALGTLFDPKLLPTFQMLCLDKNPRVRHEAMRAVASLDSTEAMNFLSELYDQVPRQDKIRIIDSLYAFTGNPTYLKQLVSKALNSDDKRLVQEATELMEMM
- a CDS encoding HD-GYP domain-containing protein, whose amino-acid sequence is MKKLPAEKAEKGMVIGKAVCAGDGSVLLTPGTVINEYHLKQLSSSQIRFVEIIETDSVVVHKLFSAAENEFTRLEITQTIKSIFREITLSSQLNKGTIKRTVDNMLRTVLKDRAVLLHLTEVRELDTYIFGHSLNVCMLSLILGLFLKLKRGQLKNLGTAALLHDVGRARVPKHILYKPSPLTVEEFAEVKKHSAYGFEIIRECDHLPEEVTLAVLQHHERLDGSGYPGGLRGEEIGLFARILAVADVFDALLADRPFRQAFFPHQAVDIIINSTGQFDPEVLRVFIENVAIYPVGSVVSLNTGETGIVVDVNKGQQTRPVIRVMYDSNEIKLQSIKEIDLSKNPEIFIARVLREEQVENIIG
- a CDS encoding KilA-N domain-containing protein codes for the protein MPKVKNFKDTIFAKGTEIAVISDGDDNDHISLTDIAKYKTDENPGYVIQNWMRNRNVVQFLGLWERLNNPIFNCLEFEAIENEAGLNSFVLTPKKWIEKTGAIGMTSKQGRYAATFAHSDIAFEFASWISPEFKLIYINNRILQTILAHRIRED